The nucleotide sequence TCGACGGCTCGTACGACTGGTTCGTCACGACCAAATGGCCGATCTTCGCCGGGCCGCGCATCGTCGGCCTGGGCGGCATCACCCGGTCGCTGACGCCACGGCACCCCGCCGCTCACGAGGAGTTCCCGCTCGCCGCGGCGGTGGAGCTGATCGCCCGCGACTACGGCCGGCAGCTGACCGTCACCGAGCTGGCCGACGCCGTCTCCATGTCGCCGAGCTACTTCACCCGCAGGTTCAAGAGCCACTTCGGCACGACGCCGCATCGCTACCTGCGGCAGGTGCGGCTCATGGCCGCGGCCGACCTGCTGTCGACCACGGACATGCCGCTGACGAAGATCGCCCGGGCGACCGGCCACTACGACCAGAGCCACATGTCCAACGAGTTCGCCCGCGAGCG is from Jiangella alkaliphila and encodes:
- a CDS encoding helix-turn-helix domain-containing protein, with product MDAGVDESGHMTDDADLTEVYSYAAMQAVNEVGTLFFAKDHHRRFIMCSDAFVRLMGYASADQIIGLRDEDISPEYLVDHYRGYDEKVLRRGEHVIDLVELVRNVDGSYDWFVTTKWPIFAGPRIVGLGGITRSLTPRHPAAHEEFPLAAAVELIARDYGRQLTVTELADAVSMSPSYFTRRFKSHFGTTPHRYLRQVRLMAAADLLSTTDMPLTKIARATGHYDQSHMSNEFARERGLTPSSYRRLYQGSARRPASG